A stretch of the Arachis stenosperma cultivar V10309 chromosome 6, arast.V10309.gnm1.PFL2, whole genome shotgun sequence genome encodes the following:
- the LOC130934188 gene encoding uncharacterized protein LOC130934188, translating into MDNDKANSKKDEASNNEEDKQKPEKLKEKEEQPQASRKGKQVMEESPQEQRKEVKTYTPPLPYPQRLQKELKDQQFPKFLEVFKKLENNIPLAEVLEQMPLYAKFLKELINKKRSWHEKETVMLTEECSVVIQRGIPPKLKDPGSFVVSCTIGKMTLEKALCDLGASINLMPLSMMRKLAIEEIKLPGCHL; encoded by the coding sequence ATGGACAATGACAAGGCTAACAGCAAGAAAGATGAAGCCAGCAACAATGAAGAAGACAAGCAAAAACCGGAGAAGCTCAAAGAAAAAGAGGAGCAGCCACAAGCTTCAAGGAAAGGGAAGCAAGTAATGGAGGAATCACCACAAGAACAGAGGAAGGAAGTGAAGACTTACACACCTCCTCTACCATATCCTCAAAGACTACAAAAAGAACTCAAGGATCAACAATTCCCTAAGTTCCTTGAGGTCTTTAAGAAGCTGGAGAATAATATTCCCCTTGCTGAAGTGTTGGAGCAgatgcctctatatgccaaaTTCTTAAAAGAGCTTATCAACAAAAAAAGAAGCTGGCATGAGAAGGAAACCGTCAtgctcactgaagaatgtagtgttGTAATTCAAAGGGGTATTCCACcaaagcttaaagatccagggagttttgtagtTTCATGCACCATAGGCAAGATGACATTAGAAAAAGCTCTCTGCGATCTAGGTGCTAGTATCAACTTGATGCCGCTCTCAATGATGAgaaagcttgccatagaagaaatcaaaCTACCAGGATGTCACTTGTAA